GGACAAATTGGTCGATGTGTTTCTGAAAGCTTCTTATCATATATTCCAGGCGGCGATTGATCTCGGAATACCCAAAGTGGTCGTTGCAAGTAGCAATCACGTCACTGATTATTATGAAGAAGACGGGGATTCAACACTCGGTCGAGAAATTACCGTCAACGATTATCCTTATTCAGTCGGACTTTACGGTACATTGAAACTTGCAATCGAAAACGTCGGCTTCGCTTTTCACAATAAACACAATCTCTCCGTCATCAACCTGCGAATCGGCAGCGTCAAACAAAATGAAGAAACCGAGATCTACGAAGACCTCGACAGACTTAAGCATACCTGGCTTTCTGAAATAGATACCGTCAACCTCTTCAGAAAAGCAATCAACTCTGATGTGAAGTTCGGGACCTATTACGGCGTTTCTGATAATCAAGGCAAGCCTTGGGATAACGACAAGGCTAAAAGGGAGTTGGGGTTTGAGTCGGTTTGGAGTGCGGAGGATGTGATTGAAGAGGGGGATTGAAAAAGGTTTAGCCGGGGATAAACTGGCTAAACCTTCATGGATTACTCTAATTCATCAATATATCTTAGCGAATCCCCACGAGGTCCTTTTTCGAAAAAATCAACTGAATCGTAATCGTCAGGAGAATAATCTTCGTAATAATCTACATCGGGGACAATGGTTTCGCTGTCGATACCGCTAACCAACATCGCCCTTGTGCACATTGGGCAAACGTTTATATCTCTCCATTTATCAACAGCATATTCATTATCGCACTTAACACAAGTACCGTAATTCGCCATCAACATCGACTCCTTTATTAAGAAATATGATTCTCTCAAAGACTAGTGTACTTAGTAATTTGAAAATGGTGAACGCATTTTGCAACAGATTGTTGCTTTGTGAATTAACTATCGTAGTAATAATAAAAAGTCATCCAATTTATAGAATGGGTGACTTTTTTGAGTTAAATATTGGATATAGAGTGGGGTGGGGGATCTTTAGTCGTTTGAGAGTGGGTATTAGTCGCATTAGCATGTTCATTGGTCGTTTGAGTGTGCGCTATAGTCGCTTTGAATCCGATATTAGTCGTTTGAGCGCTAACTTTAGTCGTTTCACGTTCTATTTACCATTTAATTGGTTGCGGCACTACTGGGTGGCGTCCCCAGTTGGACATGCGTAAGTATTCTTTTCCACGTTCCGTCGAAGGTGCCCCATATACGCGGGACAGAGGAGTGCCGCCTCTCTGTGACTATCAGTATATACGGAAATGATATGATTTATTCTAGATTGAGTGAAGATTTTAATAGGGTGACCACGTAAACAAAAAAAGCCAACCGCTACAACAAAGCGGTTGGCTCCCAAATTAAGAAATCTTATATTCATCAAAAGCTTGCTCAATCTTTGCGCGTCCCTCGTCAATCCCCGGATGGAATTGAATAGACGCAGCCTCACGTACTGCTTTTACATTTTCAACAGCTTGTTGGATTTTAGCGTTGATGTCTTTTTGATCACGCAATTTCTGCTTTACAATCGATAATCCCGCTAATTCGCCTTGAGCTCTTGCGACTTTCGCACTTTCGATGCCTGTGATGTTGCCGGCGACGAAGAGTCCTTCGAGTGGCGTTTCCATTTGTTCGTTGTGGACAGGGACGTGTCCGCCTAGTTCTTCAACGTATTTGAACGGGCAACCAATCACGGAAGCAAGTTCTGCGAGCGGATAAAGTCCGCCGGCGATGCAAACGAAATCGACTTCAATAATTTTTTCGCTGCCTTTGACAATTTCTCCGTCCGCAGTGATATCGCACATCGTGACGGATTCTACTTTTTCTGTTCCGTTAATTTGAACAATGGCTTTACGGATATGAATAGGCATGCCCCACATTTTCACGCCGCCTTTTGGATAAAAGGAAACAGCGATGTTACGCACCCATTCCGCTTTCGCGAATTTACTTCCGAAACGGAGAAAAGCTGATGGAGCTAAGTGGGCAATGCGCACTAAACCTTCCATGACTTTCCTCGGGTTTGCGTGATCTTTCGTCACGACATTACTTGCCGGCAACGCCATGCTGTGTAGCTCGACACCCGCGATTTGCAATTCGCGCGCAATCGCAGCGGACAAGACGTTAACGCCGACAACGACGCCTTTATTTCCAACACGCACACGGTGGACGTTCGTCATAACTTGTGCTGCACCGATTGACATGACGCCTGGAAGCGTCCAGCCAGGAATCGGCGCAGCTGTTTCGGCGGCACCTGTTGCGATTAATAGATTTTCCGATTCGAAAACGCCTTCATTTGTATGAACTGCGTAA
This genomic window from Sporosarcina sp. Marseille-Q4063 contains:
- a CDS encoding NAD(P)-dependent oxidoreductase; translated protein: MKKIVLIGGSGTIGSILREGFTSEFDVVNLDLEVNNRNQNECKVDATKYDELVRSIPKVADVLVNLLSKPQTDNLVDVAEMDKLVDVFLKASYHIFQAAIDLGIPKVVVASSNHVTDYYEEDGDSTLGREITVNDYPYSVGLYGTLKLAIENVGFAFHNKHNLSVINLRIGSVKQNEETEIYEDLDRLKHTWLSEIDTVNLFRKAINSDVKFGTYYGVSDNQGKPWDNDKAKRELGFESVWSAEDVIEEGD
- a CDS encoding NAD(P)/FAD-dependent oxidoreductase, with product MYDVVIIGAGPAGLSAAIACRESKLHVLVMDEFPKPGGRLLGQLHQEPTGEWWNGIEETKILMDKATALNTEIKCGISAHHIEKTDHGYAVHTNEGVFESENLLIATGAAETAAPIPGWTLPGVMSIGAAQVMTNVHRVRVGNKGVVVGVNVLSAAIARELQIAGVELHSMALPASNVVTKDHANPRKVMEGLVRIAHLAPSAFLRFGSKFAKAEWVRNIAVSFYPKGGVKMWGMPIHIRKAIVQINGTEKVESVTMCDITADGEIVKGSEKIIEVDFVCIAGGLYPLAELASVIGCPFKYVEELGGHVPVHNEQMETPLEGLFVAGNITGIESAKVARAQGELAGLSIVKQKLRDQKDINAKIQQAVENVKAVREAASIQFHPGIDEGRAKIEQAFDEYKIS